A single window of Xylocopilactobacillus apicola DNA harbors:
- a CDS encoding ABC transporter permease, translating to MRLSISIETAIKAILKNKRRSFLTVIGIIVGIAAVITIVTVGRGYEKYSVKQLLDSDDIKNNQIAIKFSPEDSDNFAKSSFIYFNQYDLDLVRSVKGVSAVKYAVEKPDRVYRNQSVGGQGKQIRLVTGAGETVQFGKNLSTADLGNKVVTVSERLAKEQFPNLKTSEVVGKTLEISNESFLIQGVFPSDFTTMTQIEMNNATYNHFFPGANQKNIQIMVPSEENITTVAGDVVKKLSRYGSMKNLGKYDFSNNASMTDAISSNLRMLTWIVSLIAGISLFISGVGVMNMVYTSISERVKEIGIRRALGATGKEIQSQFLLEGLILTLFGGFVGYLFGELFAFMSSRVMKIDFTFDPFVAALAMGISMLVGVVFSYIPSKNAAQKNVVDLIK from the coding sequence ATGAGATTATCAATTAGCATCGAAACGGCGATCAAAGCGATCCTCAAAAATAAACGGCGCAGTTTTCTAACCGTCATTGGAATTATTGTGGGAATTGCCGCGGTGATTACGATTGTTACCGTCGGTCGAGGCTACGAAAAGTATTCGGTTAAGCAACTGCTTGATAGCGATGACATCAAGAATAATCAGATTGCAATTAAATTTTCGCCCGAAGATAGCGATAACTTTGCCAAGAGTAGTTTTATTTATTTCAACCAGTATGATTTAGATTTGGTCCGCAGTGTAAAAGGGGTTAGTGCAGTTAAGTATGCGGTTGAAAAGCCTGATCGGGTTTACCGTAATCAATCAGTTGGTGGTCAAGGTAAGCAAATTAGGCTCGTTACGGGCGCCGGTGAGACAGTCCAGTTCGGAAAGAATCTTAGTACTGCCGATTTGGGCAATAAAGTTGTGACTGTATCGGAGCGCTTGGCAAAAGAACAGTTTCCTAATTTGAAAACCAGTGAAGTTGTCGGGAAAACCCTGGAGATTTCTAATGAATCTTTTCTGATTCAGGGAGTATTTCCGTCTGATTTTACGACAATGACCCAAATTGAAATGAATAACGCAACCTACAATCATTTTTTCCCGGGCGCCAATCAGAAAAATATTCAGATTATGGTTCCCAGTGAAGAGAATATCACGACCGTTGCAGGTGATGTCGTGAAAAAGTTGAGCAGATATGGAAGTATGAAGAACCTTGGAAAATACGATTTTTCTAATAACGCCTCTATGACTGACGCTATTAGTTCTAATCTCCGAATGTTAACTTGGATTGTCTCATTAATTGCAGGAATTTCCCTTTTTATCTCAGGAGTGGGTGTAATGAATATGGTTTACACCTCAATTTCCGAGCGGGTCAAAGAAATTGGAATTCGAAGGGCGCTTGGGGCAACAGGCAAAGAAATTCAGAGTCAGTTTCTGCTAGAAGGCTTGATTTTAACTTTGTTTGGCGGATTTGTAGGTTATCTCTTTGGCGAATTGTTTGCCTTTATGAGTAGTCGAGTCATGAAGATCGACTTCACGTTCGACCCTTTTGTGGCGGCGCTGGCAATGGGGATCTCGATGTTAGTCGGGGTAGTGTTTAGTTATATTCCGTCGAAGAACGCAGCCCAAAAGAACGTTGTCGATTTGATTAAATAA
- a CDS encoding ABC transporter ATP-binding protein, whose amino-acid sequence MIKMNNISKSYILNDDETPLYVLKDINLNIEEKEFTAIMGPSGSGKSTLINIISFLDRAFEGEYYFSDEDVKEFKDNDLSTMRNRNVGFVFQSFNLIETDTIYENVELPLLYRGATHRCAKPIVLEQLDKVGLLSKKDQLPSQLSGGQKQRVAIARALANKPKFIVADEPTGALDSKTSDEIMTLFQELNNLHDVTILMVTHDPEAARYCKRVVEVKDGQVIG is encoded by the coding sequence ATGATTAAGATGAATAACATTAGTAAATCTTACATCTTAAATGATGATGAAACTCCTCTCTATGTCTTAAAAGATATCAATCTCAACATCGAAGAAAAAGAGTTCACAGCAATCATGGGACCAAGCGGTTCAGGGAAGTCGACATTAATTAACATTATCAGTTTTCTTGATCGAGCCTTTGAAGGTGAATATTACTTCTCAGATGAAGACGTGAAAGAGTTCAAAGACAATGATCTTTCAACGATGAGGAATCGAAATGTCGGTTTTGTATTTCAGTCATTTAACTTAATTGAAACCGATACGATTTATGAAAATGTAGAACTACCGCTACTGTATCGGGGAGCCACGCATCGCTGTGCTAAGCCAATTGTCTTAGAACAGCTGGACAAAGTCGGGTTGCTTTCAAAGAAAGATCAGTTGCCAAGTCAGCTGTCAGGCGGACAGAAGCAGAGAGTAGCAATTGCGAGAGCATTAGCTAATAAGCCCAAATTCATTGTTGCTGATGAACCAACTGGTGCACTTGATAGTAAAACGTCTGATGAGATCATGACGCTTTTTCAAGAATTGAATAACTTACATGATGTCACAATCTTGATGGTAACTCATGACCCAGAAGCAGCAAGATATTGTAAACGAGTCGTTGAAGTTAAAGACGGGCAGGTGATTGGATGA
- a CDS encoding efflux RND transporter periplasmic adaptor subunit: protein MKKRWLIITIIGVIAAFAVMLAIFNNHNKTSAKMPEKITQTIQVQKSAPLTFNGISKSKKTQSITLNQALGENLYLEKQDGEAVAQGDLIATYYILKDYNTLLDKLNKVRQKNAEINNLKKDVQNNSAKITALTNEVNQLNKQITKMRDAAPNKVYAQFDGVLTVPTSSSEVMKPLAEISSNDASVVISVSEYDLSHLNQDQEVKLAPVDSGTKIKGTITRIATRPDNTTSKISTYTAQIKPETELKNGSHVQVTVPLKEIKIPNSAVKEEDKKFFVYKANGSKYTKKEIQGTKKDNYFVVTKGLKNDESIVKNYKDAD from the coding sequence ATGAAAAAACGTTGGTTAATAATTACGATAATTGGAGTGATTGCAGCATTTGCAGTGATGTTAGCGATCTTTAATAATCACAACAAAACTAGTGCGAAGATGCCAGAAAAGATCACCCAAACCATTCAAGTTCAAAAGAGTGCTCCATTAACTTTTAACGGCATCTCAAAGTCGAAAAAGACGCAAAGTATTACGCTTAATCAAGCCCTCGGTGAAAACTTATACTTGGAGAAACAGGACGGTGAGGCAGTAGCGCAAGGTGATTTAATTGCTACTTACTACATCTTGAAAGATTACAACACCCTTTTAGATAAGCTAAACAAGGTGCGTCAGAAAAATGCTGAGATTAATAATCTGAAAAAAGATGTGCAAAACAACTCAGCTAAAATTACAGCTTTAACCAATGAAGTTAACCAGCTTAATAAACAAATTACAAAGATGCGTGATGCTGCTCCTAATAAGGTTTATGCGCAGTTTGATGGAGTGTTGACAGTGCCGACAAGCAGTAGCGAGGTCATGAAACCGTTGGCTGAGATTAGCAGTAATGATGCGAGCGTCGTGATTTCAGTCAGTGAATATGACTTGAGTCATCTCAATCAAGATCAGGAAGTAAAACTTGCTCCCGTTGATTCAGGAACTAAGATTAAAGGAACAATCACCAGGATCGCAACTCGTCCTGATAATACCACAAGTAAGATTTCTACTTATACGGCTCAGATTAAGCCTGAGACTGAACTTAAAAACGGCAGTCATGTCCAAGTGACGGTACCGCTCAAAGAAATTAAGATTCCAAACTCAGCGGTGAAGGAAGAAGACAAGAAGTTCTTTGTCTATAAAGCAAATGGTTCGAAGTATACAAAGAAAGAAATTCAAGGAACCAAGAAAGACAACTACTTTGTCGTCACTAAAGGGTTAAAGAACGACGAGTCAATCGTGAAGAACTATAAAGATGCGGACTAG
- a CDS encoding Rpn family recombination-promoting nuclease/putative transposase: MRPDPDFFERSYSYLAHAYLAGYSNQAQMVSKNRPFSSMGETYSLNVLGFNLFPDEDGFRHYPPPYDSVHDDYGYGDSTFVELKKRKFLVPGRKRQVNVNDWVAMIEQDEIHSGAIDYIKDSYEFVRYQNIEKEELEMMDAIEMARHEMRLKEKVALEEGEARGEARGKAEGRAKAIRETAKRMLANQMSVQDIHKFTELSYEEIEKLK, encoded by the coding sequence ATGAGACCAGATCCAGATTTTTTCGAGCGAAGTTACTCGTACTTGGCGCACGCTTATCTGGCTGGTTATTCGAATCAAGCTCAAATGGTAAGTAAAAATCGACCGTTTAGTTCGATGGGAGAGACTTATTCCCTTAATGTCCTAGGCTTCAACTTATTTCCAGACGAGGATGGGTTTCGGCATTATCCACCGCCGTACGATTCAGTCCATGATGATTATGGGTACGGAGATTCAACGTTTGTCGAGTTGAAAAAGCGGAAATTTTTGGTGCCAGGTCGCAAGCGTCAGGTGAATGTTAACGATTGGGTGGCAATGATTGAGCAAGATGAGATTCATAGTGGAGCAATCGATTATATAAAAGATTCGTATGAATTTGTGAGATATCAAAACATAGAAAAGGAGGAACTTGAAATGATGGATGCAATTGAAATGGCAAGACATGAAATGAGACTGAAAGAGAAAGTAGCGCTTGAAGAAGGGGAAGCAAGAGGAGAAGCGCGGGGCAAGGCGGAAGGTCGAGCAAAGGCGATTAGGGAGACAGCCAAGCGAATGTTGGCAAACCAGATGAGCGTGCAAGATATTCATAAGTTTACGGAGTTAAGCTATGAAGAAATTGAAAAGTTGAAATAA
- a CDS encoding LytR/AlgR family response regulator transcription factor codes for MLKIYVCDDQEVHLQAITQIIENKIAFEETPMELVLATTNPSELLERFNSQEINVYFLDIDLANEQYDGLNLALKIRESDPSGFIIFITSHLEFGMLIFEYKIGALNYIVKTADPELLKSKINSTIDTICERTQNSVKQHEQEIKFSSDRGDKYVSISDLIVLEVVGNHKLEVVSKHQVFSCNGSLGQFEAELPNYFIRCRRDMLVNLKEVVACSTKEEMITMTNGFTISCSRFQINKFKPILEKFKEG; via the coding sequence ATGTTGAAAATATATGTTTGCGACGATCAGGAAGTCCATCTCCAGGCAATTACGCAAATTATTGAAAATAAAATTGCTTTCGAAGAAACTCCCATGGAATTAGTACTTGCAACCACTAATCCTTCAGAATTGCTGGAAAGATTTAATTCTCAGGAGATAAATGTCTATTTTTTGGATATTGATTTGGCTAATGAGCAGTATGACGGGTTAAATCTGGCGCTCAAAATTAGGGAGAGTGACCCTAGCGGTTTTATTATTTTCATTACGTCCCATCTGGAATTTGGCATGCTGATCTTTGAATATAAGATCGGGGCTTTGAATTATATTGTCAAAACAGCGGATCCAGAACTTCTGAAATCTAAGATCAATTCCACGATCGATACGATTTGTGAGCGAACTCAAAATAGCGTCAAGCAGCACGAACAAGAAATCAAATTTTCATCGGATCGAGGCGATAAATATGTTTCGATTTCGGATCTGATTGTCTTAGAAGTGGTCGGGAATCACAAGCTGGAAGTGGTTTCTAAACACCAAGTTTTCAGTTGCAATGGTTCACTCGGACAGTTTGAAGCTGAACTGCCCAATTATTTTATCCGCTGTCGGCGTGACATGTTGGTGAACTTAAAGGAGGTCGTTGCATGTTCGACGAAAGAAGAAATGATTACGATGACGAATGGTTTTACCATTTCGTGCTCCCGCTTTCAAATCAACAAGTTTAAACCAATCTTAGAGAAGTTTAAGGAAGGCTAA
- a CDS encoding sensor histidine kinase: MTIILGIPFVPLGLSSYVKGINLIFQIFLTLMLRVKFKKSISVLFNSKRKTILITVVLAAFLGSYFIWQNAELLRMEGPIYYRVDAPKNKVEMPKITPANISQKVQIGNQVFVLLVIFIFVGGIYVNYEVKRNRNQAQLAAEKLLMESYIDTLEKMQLEIQKNQHDYKNILLGIRGFMSKDGVDVEGLEDFLVKNQLIHSEVQIKSGTLNQLKGINLPAVKGLLSTKIIEAVQAGIDVKIKCSEKIEINKVDPFDLSRILGIILDNAIEACAEQDHPKIEMMLLDEQQQILIMVANSCVEPNINLKIGESSKGANRGFGLQNLRDIVRSSDHLDLETTCSNYTFTQKVFIKK; the protein is encoded by the coding sequence ATGACAATTATTTTAGGAATTCCGTTTGTCCCTTTAGGACTATCTTCTTATGTCAAAGGAATTAATTTGATTTTTCAGATTTTTCTGACGCTAATGTTGAGAGTAAAATTCAAAAAATCAATTTCGGTTTTATTTAATTCCAAGCGGAAAACCATTTTGATAACGGTCGTCCTCGCAGCGTTTTTAGGATCATATTTTATTTGGCAAAATGCTGAACTTTTGAGAATGGAGGGACCGATTTATTATAGAGTCGACGCACCAAAAAATAAAGTTGAGATGCCAAAAATCACTCCCGCCAATATTAGTCAAAAAGTTCAAATTGGCAACCAAGTCTTCGTTCTCTTGGTGATCTTTATTTTTGTAGGCGGCATCTATGTAAACTATGAGGTGAAGCGCAATCGTAATCAGGCGCAACTGGCGGCGGAGAAATTGCTGATGGAAAGCTACATCGATACCTTAGAGAAGATGCAGTTGGAAATTCAGAAAAATCAGCATGACTATAAAAATATCCTGCTTGGGATTAGAGGATTTATGAGTAAAGATGGAGTTGATGTCGAAGGGCTGGAGGATTTCTTGGTAAAAAATCAGCTCATCCATAGTGAGGTTCAGATTAAATCCGGTACTTTGAATCAACTTAAGGGAATTAATTTGCCCGCTGTTAAAGGGTTATTGTCGACCAAAATAATTGAAGCCGTCCAAGCAGGAATTGATGTGAAAATTAAATGTAGCGAGAAAATTGAGATTAATAAAGTTGATCCGTTTGATCTATCTCGGATCCTTGGGATAATTTTAGATAATGCTATTGAAGCTTGTGCCGAGCAGGATCACCCCAAAATAGAGATGATGCTGCTGGATGAGCAGCAACAGATCTTAATTATGGTGGCTAATTCTTGTGTTGAGCCAAATATTAATTTAAAGATTGGGGAATCAAGTAAAGGGGCAAATCGAGGGTTTGGGTTGCAGAACTTAAGAGATATTGTCCGCAGTTCCGATCATTTGGATCTTGAAACTACTTGCTCCAACTATACTTTCACGCAAAAGGTTTTTATCAAGAAATAA
- a CDS encoding AbrB/MazE/SpoVT family DNA-binding domain-containing protein, whose amino-acid sequence MNKKTSLRIASKITSKNQVTIRNILNIQSNDSIEWEVEQHGKIVIYPKIITFGTLLESKKKSTEALIHQKKNGVRTWEVRISIETFTDPFMRSDNNVIATLSDKEMTGISFVLKNFY is encoded by the coding sequence ATGAACAAAAAAACTTCACTGAGAATTGCTTCAAAAATTACCAGCAAAAACCAAGTTACAATTAGAAATATTTTAAACATACAGTCTAATGATTCGATTGAATGGGAAGTTGAACAACACGGTAAAATTGTAATTTATCCAAAAATTATAACCTTTGGGACGTTGTTAGAGAGCAAGAAAAAGAGTACGGAAGCATTGATACACCAGAAAAAGAATGGGGTGAGGACCTGGGAAGTTAGAATTTCGATTGAAACATTTACAGATCCCTTTATGCGCTCTGACAATAATGTTATTGCAACTTTATCTGATAAAGAAATGACTGGTATTAGTTTCGTACTCAAGAATTTTTATTAA
- a CDS encoding PD-(D/E)XK nuclease family transposase — translation MKQRLLPKNDKIFKIIFGRKENSWIFKEFVHDLIGIEVNEVTYLDPTKIFSIRHSKEEEVKKKTAPKTRIVDILMEINNQTMLTLEMQVRKTNYFLERIMLYIFSLLPL, via the coding sequence ATGAAACAAAGATTATTGCCCAAGAATGATAAAATTTTTAAGATCATTTTTGGGCGCAAGGAAAATTCCTGGATTTTTAAGGAATTCGTTCATGACTTGATTGGGATTGAGGTGAACGAGGTTACATATCTCGATCCAACCAAGATTTTTTCCATTCGTCATTCAAAAGAAGAAGAGGTCAAGAAAAAAACTGCACCTAAGACTCGAATAGTTGATATTCTAATGGAAATAAATAATCAGACAATGTTGACTTTGGAGATGCAAGTGCGCAAGACGAACTATTTTCTAGAGCGGATCATGCTATACATCTTCTCTTTGTTACCGTTATAA
- a CDS encoding ABC transporter permease, translated as MFYKSILKGNFKEKKFLSVVLLLMTLILTSLFSTAIHLHLESKKFLLESYSASQQPEVLVAVENNQYKSNFAEKLVNNSKIKTSYVQEYYTGNFVDQVKDKEVVFFSPNSNRDFKREDLKKLNGNEVLIPQSLKKVYGLKLNQTITLKPGKSFQKFKIKGFFDDPIFSSSLAGQKRILVSSSKFNSFSSHYPQNGMAKYKLISGYLSNHHQIAKTTPKVLKSLGNLPSSAIDYSFANIESNLMLIPSVFIILLLTLSLFILISILIMLWYLITVTIDDNKLEMSILLSQGFTRLKVILNYLVKSVSIILTGTIIGIVIGYFSYVFLSGYLSNVTGVSWGGQNELFSTITIGLLIAAALIIVCVIGFLKALRVGPIIQIMQQSTESHKNFHFKLATISPKRLNFTLGVNKFIGQFKKTGTLFSIVSLLTFLMVVILGFASLFNSTSGALSVLGAPDGDLVLLAKNSSAQLSNVATQISKGTHPTYVSKADQMMVNINGQKTTVDILEHFNKSTKLLQGSYPTNQNEILLTKKMAQSLHKKVGAQIELKYRGVKKKYQITGFYQSINNNGLSAKMSISGFQRLNSNFSPSQVVINFKKYDEAKINKLIKKFDNVDNVNVQNGRATYISGINYVRLILQAMLLFILIITIVLTCMLLSMLVKLTLIQEVKEFNTLKMIGYSNFRIRHILLYRFLSVIVLGQLIGITFGVLIGSPLGSLLMNSVGLSAVRLVPPFGMVTIICLGILLLGSISVAVSQRK; from the coding sequence ATGTTTTATAAGAGTATTTTAAAAGGTAATTTCAAAGAAAAGAAATTTCTTTCCGTTGTTTTATTGTTGATGACTTTAATTCTCACATCCTTGTTTTCAACAGCGATTCATTTACATTTGGAATCTAAAAAGTTTTTATTGGAATCATATTCAGCTAGTCAACAGCCAGAAGTTCTGGTTGCTGTTGAAAATAATCAATATAAATCTAATTTTGCTGAGAAACTGGTCAATAACAGTAAGATCAAGACTTCTTATGTTCAGGAGTACTACACAGGAAATTTTGTTGATCAAGTAAAAGATAAAGAAGTCGTTTTCTTTTCTCCCAATTCAAATCGAGATTTCAAAAGAGAGGATCTAAAAAAATTAAATGGTAACGAAGTATTAATTCCTCAAAGTTTAAAAAAGGTTTATGGTCTAAAGCTCAATCAGACGATTACTTTAAAACCGGGAAAAAGTTTCCAAAAATTCAAAATCAAGGGGTTTTTTGACGATCCAATTTTTTCTTCTTCTCTGGCAGGTCAAAAAAGGATTCTAGTGAGTAGCAGCAAATTTAATTCGTTTAGCAGTCACTATCCGCAAAACGGCATGGCAAAGTATAAATTAATTTCCGGTTATCTTTCAAATCATCACCAGATTGCAAAGACGACACCAAAAGTACTCAAAAGTTTAGGAAATTTACCTAGTAGTGCGATTGACTATTCTTTTGCAAACATTGAATCAAACTTAATGTTGATTCCCTCAGTGTTTATCATCTTACTATTAACATTATCTTTATTTATCTTAATTTCAATTTTAATTATGTTGTGGTATTTGATAACAGTTACAATTGACGATAATAAACTCGAAATGTCGATTCTTCTATCACAAGGTTTTACTCGATTGAAGGTAATTTTAAATTATTTAGTTAAATCAGTTTCTATTATTTTAACGGGGACAATAATTGGTATTGTAATCGGGTATTTCAGCTACGTATTTCTAAGCGGCTATTTGTCAAACGTCACTGGAGTTTCCTGGGGTGGTCAAAATGAGTTATTTAGCACCATAACTATAGGTTTACTGATTGCAGCTGCTTTAATTATTGTTTGCGTAATTGGTTTTTTAAAGGCATTAAGGGTTGGTCCAATTATTCAAATCATGCAGCAGTCTACTGAGAGTCACAAAAATTTTCACTTTAAATTAGCGACAATTTCACCAAAGCGATTGAACTTTACGCTTGGAGTCAACAAATTCATTGGTCAATTTAAAAAAACTGGAACTTTATTTTCGATTGTGAGTCTTTTGACGTTTTTAATGGTAGTTATTCTGGGCTTTGCAAGTCTTTTTAATAGTACGAGCGGAGCACTTAGCGTGTTAGGGGCGCCTGACGGGGATCTTGTTTTGCTAGCAAAAAATAGTTCAGCTCAATTATCCAATGTGGCAACTCAAATTTCTAAAGGTACACACCCTACCTATGTTTCTAAAGCCGATCAGATGATGGTTAATATAAATGGTCAAAAAACAACAGTAGATATACTCGAACATTTTAATAAATCAACGAAATTGCTGCAGGGGTCTTATCCAACAAATCAAAATGAAATCTTATTAACCAAGAAAATGGCGCAGAGTTTGCACAAAAAAGTTGGTGCGCAAATTGAGCTCAAATACCGAGGAGTGAAGAAAAAGTATCAAATTACTGGCTTTTATCAGAGTATCAATAACAATGGATTGTCGGCAAAAATGTCGATTAGCGGTTTTCAAAGACTGAATTCTAATTTTTCTCCAAGCCAAGTGGTCATAAATTTTAAAAAATATGATGAAGCTAAAATTAATAAACTGATTAAGAAGTTTGACAACGTCGATAACGTTAATGTTCAAAACGGTCGGGCAACTTATATTTCTGGGATCAATTACGTGCGCTTAATATTGCAGGCGATGTTACTTTTTATCTTAATAATTACGATTGTGCTAACATGTATGCTTCTGTCAATGCTGGTTAAATTAACGTTGATTCAAGAGGTCAAGGAATTTAATACCTTGAAAATGATTGGTTATTCCAATTTCCGAATTAGACATATTCTCTTATATCGATTTTTATCAGTTATTGTTTTAGGTCAACTAATTGGGATCACTTTTGGAGTGCTGATTGGGTCACCGTTAGGTTCGCTATTAATGAATTCGGTCGGATTATCAGCGGTAAGACTCGTGCCGCCGTTTGGTATGGTTACCATAATTTGTTTGGGAATTTTGTTGCTTGGAAGCATATCAGTCGCAGTTTCTCAACGGAAATAA
- a CDS encoding ABC transporter ATP-binding protein, with protein MTIILKAQNINKKYGRTPILNGISLNVEEGQFIAIMGNSGAGKSTLLNCISGMDQPDSGKILLLDNELSRMSNRDLASFRAKNMGFIFQDFRLLEDMSLLDNLLVRGYLKQSKSDALKQANDLLDKVQLLNVKNHYPSQLSGGQKQRGAIARALMNNPEIVFADEPTGALNSAAGKQVMETLKFVNVELKTTVLMVTHDVRSASYCDQIIYLSDGKILGNLTLDYSKNISDINAFLSQKGW; from the coding sequence GTGACAATTATTTTAAAAGCGCAAAACATTAACAAAAAATATGGTAGGACACCAATTTTAAATGGCATTTCTTTGAATGTTGAAGAAGGTCAATTTATTGCGATAATGGGTAATTCAGGTGCGGGAAAGTCGACTCTTCTAAACTGTATTAGTGGCATGGATCAGCCAGATAGTGGCAAGATTTTGCTTTTAGATAATGAATTAAGCCGAATGTCTAATCGTGACTTGGCATCTTTTCGTGCTAAAAATATGGGCTTTATTTTTCAAGATTTTAGATTATTGGAAGATATGAGTCTGCTTGATAACTTGTTAGTTCGGGGGTATTTAAAACAATCAAAGTCAGATGCCTTAAAACAGGCAAACGATTTATTAGATAAAGTCCAGCTTCTTAATGTAAAAAATCATTATCCAAGTCAGCTTTCTGGTGGTCAAAAACAACGGGGAGCAATTGCTAGAGCTTTAATGAATAATCCTGAGATTGTTTTTGCCGATGAACCAACGGGAGCTTTGAATTCTGCTGCAGGAAAGCAAGTAATGGAAACGCTGAAATTTGTCAACGTTGAACTTAAAACAACCGTTCTAATGGTAACTCATGATGTCAGGTCAGCATCTTACTGCGATCAAATAATTTATCTTTCAGACGGTAAGATCTTAGGGAATTTAACTTTAGATTACTCTAAAAATATCTCTGATATTAATGCCTTTTTGAGTCAAAAGGGGTGGTAA
- a CDS encoding LytR/AlgR family response regulator transcription factor: MIKIFVCDDQETHLAAITKIIKDKTMFEEIAMQIEVATTNPQEIIGNLDAATTSIYFLDIDLANEQYDGLQLALKIRESDPHGFIIFITSHSEFGMLTFEYKLGAFDYIVKPTDPELLKNKIDSAIDTICERYRIDQANNHEEEIEFTSDRDRKYIRLKDLVDIEVVGNHKLKVVSKHQIFECNGSLEKFEGHFPDYFIRCRRDALVNLKEVVECSSKEGIIKLSNGFTIECSKWQIKKFAPILAKFKSSED; this comes from the coding sequence ATGATAAAAATATTCGTTTGTGACGATCAAGAAACTCATTTAGCTGCAATTACAAAAATTATTAAAGATAAAACCATGTTCGAAGAAATCGCGATGCAAATTGAGGTCGCCACCACAAATCCGCAGGAAATTATTGGTAATTTAGATGCCGCAACAACAAGCATCTATTTTCTTGATATTGATTTGGCTAATGAGCAATATGATGGCTTACAATTAGCGCTTAAAATCAGAGAAAGCGATCCTCATGGTTTCATTATTTTCATTACGTCTCATTCTGAATTTGGGATGTTGACTTTTGAATATAAGCTTGGAGCTTTTGATTATATTGTTAAACCAACTGATCCTGAATTGTTGAAAAATAAGATTGATTCAGCAATCGATACGATCTGTGAACGTTATCGCATCGATCAAGCCAATAATCATGAAGAAGAAATTGAATTTACTTCAGATCGTGATCGTAAGTACATTCGTCTTAAGGATCTCGTTGATATAGAAGTGGTAGGCAATCATAAACTAAAAGTCGTTTCTAAACATCAGATTTTTGAATGTAATGGTTCGCTAGAAAAGTTTGAAGGGCACTTTCCTGATTATTTTATTCGCTGTCGTCGTGATGCTTTGGTTAACTTAAAAGAAGTTGTCGAATGTTCTTCAAAAGAAGGTATCATCAAGCTTTCTAATGGGTTCACAATTGAATGTTCAAAGTGGCAGATAAAAAAGTTTGCCCCCATCCTGGCAAAATTTAAATCAAGTGAAGATTAA
- a CDS encoding sensor histidine kinase, with the protein MIQRKGTEFSGSSTQWQKFSLSLKEFNQINQAFIIFAIFVLVVGIYVNHEVKNNRQKAQLYTEKSMMEGYIDTLEKMQLEIKKVQHDYKNMLIGIGGFVENGQVDSVGLENFLTKNKLIESNVEIKSGTLNQLKNINIPAVKGLVSTKIIQAVQLGIDVTVECSDQITINKVDPFDLSRALGIILDNAIEACIDQDQAKLSLAFIDDERQTIIIVANTCDEPTINVEAGRSKKGANHGLGLQNLADFVESSDYVELETICVDYTFTQKLFIKK; encoded by the coding sequence TTGATTCAAAGGAAAGGAACGGAATTTTCTGGCTCAAGTACTCAATGGCAGAAGTTTAGTCTATCGCTAAAAGAATTCAATCAGATAAACCAGGCATTTATTATTTTTGCAATTTTTGTTTTAGTGGTGGGAATTTACGTAAATCACGAAGTCAAAAATAATCGTCAAAAAGCCCAGCTTTATACTGAAAAATCGATGATGGAAGGCTACATTGATACGTTAGAGAAGATGCAGCTGGAAATTAAAAAGGTTCAACACGATTATAAAAATATGCTGATTGGGATTGGCGGATTTGTGGAAAATGGTCAAGTTGATTCTGTTGGTCTCGAAAATTTTTTAACCAAAAACAAATTGATTGAAAGTAATGTTGAGATAAAATCGGGGACTTTAAATCAGCTGAAAAACATTAATATTCCCGCAGTGAAGGGCTTGGTTTCAACAAAAATAATTCAAGCGGTTCAACTAGGTATTGATGTCACAGTTGAATGCAGTGATCAGATTACAATTAATAAAGTAGACCCCTTTGATTTGTCACGAGCGCTTGGTATCATTTTGGATAATGCGATTGAAGCTTGCATTGATCAAGATCAAGCAAAATTGAGTTTAGCCTTTATTGATGACGAAAGACAGACGATAATTATTGTAGCTAACACGTGTGATGAGCCGACTATTAATGTAGAGGCTGGTAGGTCAAAAAAGGGTGCAAACCACGGTTTGGGGTTACAAAATTTAGCAGATTTTGTTGAAAGTTCAGATTACGTAGAGCTTGAAACAATTTGTGTCGATTATACGTTCACTCAAAAATTATTTATAAAAAAATAA